The Quercus lobata isolate SW786 chromosome 4, ValleyOak3.0 Primary Assembly, whole genome shotgun sequence genome segment tcaatttgaaaaatctacaCAGTAGAATTTTTAAGATCAATAGCATCACTCAtatgtatttattataaaaaaaattatgaagaatGCATGCAAATTATCTTGTTAGGTCTTCACAAGCATTTACTTCAGAAACTTGTGAAACATAAATCACCATGAATGAAACTAATGATTGTGAAGAAAACCTTACATTTTTTGCAGCAAATTCAGGATAGTTGTCTTGGAGGGTCACAATCACTTGTCTGGCAGCAAGCCTAAACTCCTTCCTTGAGGGACCTGGAGAGTCCTTAAGATCAATGATTTGGAGCATTGAGCACACACCCCCAGGTTTGAAATCAAGCTTTTGAATCCCCTTCTCCATCAGCTGAATCCTCCACCTCAAAAGCTTTTCACGCTTTTCTTGGGTCCCAAGTATCTTGTTGTACATCTCATTATCTCCAAGCAACCCAAAATTGTTGTAGCACACTGGGTGGCCTTGGCGATCCACACCATTAATGTAAGCAAGGGATTCAAAATCAGCATCAAAATTCTCATTCAAGATCGAATCGATATTGTTTTCCTTCCTCCATTGAAGTGTATTCCTTAACATTTCAAATGCCTCATTGACCTTGAACTCTCTAGCCCTCAAGAACTTCAATAGTATTACATCAGTCGTGGCAGTGTCTGCTTTGCTAGGCAATAATGGTACACCCCAAAGAGCAATATCCTCATCAACAATAACCTTTTCTTCCTCAACAGCCACATGGGTGCTTTCCTTTGCGCCCTCTTCTGTgagtttcttcttttcttcagtATCTTGCTTTGACTCTTTGCTCTCTTTGGCATCATTGTTCTcagctttttcttctttaacaTTATTGTCACTCTCTTCTTCTTGTTTCTCTTTATCTTTGCTCTCTTTTTCCAATGATGTTGCATTTGCTTGTGattcaattttctctttcttccccTTCAATAAAGTATTCCCATGAATTGCTTCCTCAACCTTCATTCTCAGCTGAGACAATGCATTCTTCTCACTCTCTTTCAAATCAGAAGAGAAGTTGCTCTCTTCTCTGAATGAAGAACTCTTCTCAATTGTAGGAGGTGGTGATGAAACAGCTTTTTTTTCAGCTTCATCTGTCTTCTCCAATCTTTCATAATCTTTCTTCGTATTCTCAGTCCCTGCCTTCCCACGAATAACTTCCTCAATCTTCATTCTCAGCTTGGCCAAAGCCTTCTTCTCGTGCACTCTCAAATGAGAGAGGAAGTTGCTCTCTTTCTTAGAAGAACTCCTCTCAACATTAGGAGATGGTGAAACATCACCCTTTTCAGCTCCATTTTCCTCCTTCCTCACCACCTCTTTCACTTCTTCAGCTACATTCTTTGTATTCTCAGTCACCACCCTATCGTTTTCATGCACAT includes the following:
- the LOC115983423 gene encoding patellin-4-like, with the protein product MATITETDGKHVEKNLSKDVENKDVTVANVKVVEENGEPKKEDVHENDRVVTENTKNVAEEVKEVVRKEENGAEKGDVSPSPNVERSSSKKESNFLSHLRVHEKKALAKLRMKIEEVIRGKAGTENTKKDYERLEKTDEAEKKAVSSPPPTIEKSSSFREESNFSSDLKESEKNALSQLRMKVEEAIHGNTLLKGKKEKIESQANATSLEKESKDKEKQEEESDNNVKEEKAENNDAKESKESKQDTEEKKKLTEEGAKESTHVAVEEEKVIVDEDIALWGVPLLPSKADTATTDVILLKFLRAREFKVNEAFEMLRNTLQWRKENNIDSILNENFDADFESLAYINGVDRQGHPVCYNNFGLLGDNEMYNKILGTQEKREKLLRWRIQLMEKGIQKLDFKPGGVCSMLQIIDLKDSPGPSRKEFRLAARQVIVTLQDNYPEFAAKNVFINVPFWYYAFSALLSPFLTQRTRSKFVFARPARVSETLLKYIAAEEVFVLNGGLKQENESEFSAEDPVREVFVKAGSKENIEIPVLEAGTTLIWDVIILGWEVNYREEFLPSDEGSYGLIIQRDRKLGVQESSIRNSFKNNEPGKVVIIVENSSLKKKRVLYRYKTKNSSS